tagcttgtgaattctttttcaggagACAACCGACAAAAATCTTACTACCAGGTCTTGCCTCCTTTGCACAAAACTAACACGATGCTCTAATTATCACTTCACAAGACTCACTGTTTCGCACACAATTAATGACAGCTTATTAAGCACCCCTACTGATGGGCATCCTTACCGACGGGCAAGAAGCGGTAACGTTCATCTggtagagctgtgccagctccacagagatCGGGCAAGGGTGTTCTTAGTGTAGCACGCAATGGAGACTGTACTATAGTCTACAGGCAGCCTGAAATACATGTGAACCACGCTACTCATGCTTACTGGCAGCAGATCTACCTGCATAAACAACGACAGCTTCCCTACACCAGGTGAACTGAGATGCCACCGGCAAGGACAGGTAACCCTTCTCCCTCAGGGGAGTGCTGATTTCCAAATCCCATGCCACCCAGCGCTTCTCAAAAACCCACCAAGGCCCCACACGGCCCACTCCGACTCACCAGGCCTGTTGGCATTGCTGAGCGTCGAGGGCGGAAGCAGCGGTTGCCCGGCCAGTGGCGTGCCAAGCAAGCGCTGGAAGCGGTTGGGTGGGCGGCTGGTCACATCCAGGCCCGCTGCCATCTTCGCCTTGTTGCCTTTCCTCAGGCGCTTCAGGTGGACGAGGAGGTCGTGGCGGTCGCGGCGAAAGTGGGGGCTGCGGAAGCGATGCAGGGGCCCGGTGCCGTTGCCACCGTTGCCTTGTCCACCCTCTGGGCCCGGCCCCAGCACACCGCTCCCCGGCAACACCCCCACCTTGCGGAAGCCATAGAGACTGAGCTGTCGCATGAAGCTGCTGAAGTTCGTGGTCCTGAAGAAACCggcggctgccgctgccccacggccacccGGCTGCGCGGCGACGGCCGGCCCGGCGCCCAGCAGCTCGCACTCACAGCGCGGCCGGTTGATGACCAGCCCCCGGCCGGAGGCGCCCCAGCGAACGGAGCGGCAGCGCGGGCTGTTGACCAGCCGCCGCAGCCTGGCGGGGAAGGTGTCGGCACtgacggggacgggctgctgcGACGCGTCCGTGTCGGTAGGTGGCGCCAACGCCGCGCTCAAccgccgccccgctcctccGCTTCCCCCGCCGCGCGCCGAACGGCACGTGCCCCGCCTGCGaggcgccgcccgccgcgcgcggcccccggccctcagccccgccgcggcgctggTCCGCGCAGCGCCCCGGTccctcggcacggcacggccgcagcccggccccccctCAGCTCGCCggtgccctcagccccgccgcccccctcagccccgccatccccctcagctcccGCCGTCCATTCAGCTCCCCAAGTCCCCTCAGCCGGGCCACGTCCCTCAGCCatccccctccgccccgccggtcccctcggccaccccctccgccccgccggtcccctcaccccgccggcccctcagctccgctgccaccagcatctcccctAGCTTCCGTGAGCGACCGGGCGGCTGAGGCCCGGGGCCGAAAGTTGCCGctcggggcggccccgccgccagcccggaGCCGTCCCGGCGGCAGCCTGGAGGTCCTCGAACCAcggcgcgggcgggcgccgGGCCGTGGAAAGCGGCTGCAggcggggcagagcggggaGCACGCGttccgcagccccgcgccccgccatgGCTGCCCGCCGCACCGGGACCGCGCGCGGGAAAGGGGGCGGGGCCGCAGGGCCACGTGACACCTCGCATCccagggaggggcggggcgggggcgggttctgctgagcagccGGACCTGCCCGGGCCGCTGCGCTGTCGCggggtgcgggcggcggggacggaGGGGACGGACGGGGGCGCGGGGTGGCGGGGACGGAGGGGACGGGGGGGACA
The window above is part of the Falco biarmicus isolate bFalBia1 chromosome 16, bFalBia1.pri, whole genome shotgun sequence genome. Proteins encoded here:
- the LOC130159851 gene encoding heat shock factor protein 5-like produces the protein MAGRGAAERVLPALPRLQPLSTARRPPAPWFEDLQAAAGTAPGWRRGRPERRGTCRSARGGGSGGAGRRLSAALAPPTDTDASQQPVPVSADTFPARLRRLVNSPRCRSVRWGASGRGLVINRPRCECELLGAGPAVAAQPGGRGAAAAAGFFRTTNFSSFMRQLSLYGFRKVGVLPGSGVLGPGPEGGQGNGGNGTGPLHRFRSPHFRRDRHDLLVHLKRLRKGNKAKMAAGLDVTSRPPNRFQRLLGTPLAGQPLLPPSTLSNANRPGLLTGGQFHQLYGQGVFPPYSYTATSCRAPSTSPAQRLGPTPVPSTWIQQGPLGLLPGQGASPAFPDKGAAFPVLQTLPTGATYTLQPVASLLPLQQGTQSVAASIANCSSSASSVPYSQTCCPTG